The region AAGCTCGAAAAGAAAGTTCTCTCACAGACTTGTATCAAAGTCGAAAGTACGCGTCTGAAGCTAACAGAGACAATGGAAGAGAGAATGTCAGGCTTTTGTACCACAAAAGCAGGACGTGGTGGGAGCAGTGACAATAACTATGCCTCAGGAACTAAATGCGGGCGTTGGAATCCTACTATCGAACAAGGTAAACTTCTAACTGACTTGTTCAGGTCTGGTGTTCGAACCCCAAGTACTGATGAGATCCAAAACATCTCCACTCGGCTTAGTTTTTATGGCAAGATCGAGAGCAAGAACGTTTTCTACTGGTTTCAAAATCATAAAGCTAGGGAAAGACAGAAGAGGCGCAGAGTTTCTGTCGATGAGAAGGATGTCATGATTCGTCGAGATGACAAATTTTCTTCTGCGCGATGTAAATTAGCTCTGCATAAACCtttactcttaaaaataaacGTGAAGTAAGTTGCATTaaatcttttcttgtaatcttcTTTTGCAGATTTTACTGAAATAGGTCAGGTGAACGAACGAGAACAAGTGATTGAGACTCTTCAACTTTTCCCTTTAAAATCCTTTGATGAAGTGGAGTCAGAGAAGTTCAGGTTGCAGGCAAATGAATGCAATGAAGCTGCAGCTgcgttttcttataaatttggTACAGAAATGGATCGTCCACAACTAGATCTGCGATTAAGCTTTCTGTAAAACAAGCTTCGAATCCATAAAAAGCTTGAGGAATTTAGTCTTTGTACTAATGATTCGAAGTATATTAGGTTCAGCATGGTTGGTAAAAAAATGGGGCAGCAAGTACTTGAAGTTGAAGCTGTCTTTTTGATAGTTGctctttaaatattataaatgctTCAACATTCTCATCTGAATGCTCCtagtaacaatttttttttcctttctctgtGTTTACTCTGTTGGagtaatttacttttatttgtgcTTGGAAATCGGAATTAGGCTTCCCGTCACGAGAAATGCTTCCTCGAAGTGCATAAAAGACTGGTATAATTGGTTCATGCCTAGGGTCTGCTAACTTAATTTGAAATTCACGCAACCGATCTCTTCACAGTCCTTGGTCAAGAACGAACATGATACGGTCTGAATGGAGCAGCATTTAAAACGcaaatatatatgattattgtttatatttaaatGCATTGTGGAACCAGGCTACAAGTCTCGTtccatttcatttctttctcttgTTATCATTGTGCCTATGATCAATATTGTTCATCAAGTTTAATTTTGCACCCCACTCTTGCCACAGTGAGTTAAGACTACATGCAAGCGGTACGTTCAAAACTATTTAACTCATAAACAAGACAGTTTGATTAATAGACCGAGAAGAAATAATGACATGCCTAACAAGAGGAATaagagtttttgttaatataatatcGTTGTCTTTTCCTGAGCAAGTTGTTGCATGATCCTTGAAGCAATATTGCTCATCTTTCTTAAATTAGTCGAAATGATAGCTAATTCAAAAATAGTGTCTGAAAAGTCTGGTTCtgttagttttttctttcatatatcTTTTgccaaaaggataaaaaagtcGTACAAACATGCTTCGGCCTCCCTATTTTCTGGCCAAAGAGAGAAggttgtaaatattttttttcctcccccGCTTCCGTCTCTGGTCTTAGCAAAGTCGCAACAAAATTCAATACATATATATGACATACATGCATTGTCATGCCTTCAGTTTTTTCTGATTAAGAAATATAGAGGTTCGAAACCTGTTAAACGTAGAAGAATACTAATatcaatttagtttattttatttgtttaagttGCATTTCAAGTTTTCTCCCAActtaatttattcttaaaataatttaaccaAGTTATTTGAgaatttctataaatatattttattgtcttgTTGTTAAATTGAATCTCAGTGTCTTTGTATTGGTGTTAAAAgtgtatttattttagatttaataataaatacttttaaatgtAGAAGAATACTAATatcaatttagtttattttatttgtttaagttGCACTTCAAGTTTTCTCCCAActtaatttattcttaaaataatttaaccaAGTTATTTGAgaatttctataaatatatttaattgtctTGTTATTAAATTGAATCTCAGTATCTTTGTATTGGTGTTAAAAgtgtatttattttagatttaataataaatacttttaaatggagtaaataataatttaaagatattgAATCCTCATACAACAAGGATACACAATCAATAATAATTCTTTTCGacatgatttcatttttttttattatgtaagatattttttcttcagaCTTGAAGGTATTTTTATGAATGAGTCTCTAAAGGTCTTCCCTTCCCTAATCCCTTGGTACCAGGAAAGAGTGGGTATACCAAGTTGATGCCGTGAAGCAAAAATGTCCAAGATATGTGCATCCAGACTAGATCCAAGAGGGCCGAAAGCCCATTGGAGGTCCAACATGTCTTAGAGCCCATCCAACGCCTAAGCCGGACCTTAGAACTGAAAAATAACCTCACTTCTCCACCGCAtcgaagagaagaaaataaaaaacaaaatcacttcACATCACTTGCGAAAACAAACGATTTCCTAGCGAACAAGCATCGTCGAGTCGTTCAGTTTCTAGGTAAGAAACTAAGAATGGATGTGATAAAAACGCAACAGATATCGGCGAGACCAATCGAGAAAGTGATAGTGCACCCTCTAGTACTGCTCAGCATCGTTGATAACTACAACAGAGTAGCTAAGGACACCCGCAAACGTGTCGTTGGGGTCTTGCTTGGCTCCAGTTTCAAGGGCACCGTCGATGTAACTAACAGTTATGCAGGTgtaatttctcttcaattttcgCTTCTCCCTTAGATCTGTTTTGTTTTGTcctctttagtttttattttaaattcagtCTGTAAGTTGtagttttagtttgttttttttcttcattttcttttgttatttgctATTTTGGATTATACTTGTATGCGAGTAAAAGGAATTTAGAGTTAGAGGAAGCTTTATTTGCTtccaaattattaaaatagaaatgggttttgttgattctgcttttatatattattattattattattattattattattattattattattattattattagctttCATTTAGTGTATACTGTGTGGCAAATTGTTGAAGTTGAAATcggtttttcaaatttcatttttttttagttcaattaGTTATAACATATACTTTTTTACTATCTAAGAATGTAGATGTTCAGCGCACTGTTTAGTCTGCGTGGAGGATAATTATAAGAGGTGTAATGTTTTCTTGTTTAATGCATGGACCTGTGAACTTCAGAAGTGTCACAACTCTAACAATGATTGTCATGCTTGTCGAACTAGCATGTGCCAAATTAGACTCTTAATACCAAGTTTCAAGAGTTTCCTGTGAGAAGTTATTGTCAAGCTATTGTTGTagtctcatttttctttttgatagcTATTTTTGTCTCCCTTGTTTTAATGGGTGTTAAGATTCTAGATTGCAAGCTGTGTTTGATTAAGCTAGTAGTGTATTGTTTGAATTGTATTTTCTCAGTGCCATTTGAAGAAGATGACAAGGACCCAAGCATCTGGTTTCTTGACCACAATTACCACGAATCAATGTTTTCCATGTTCAAAAGAATAAATGGTAATGCCTGGGAAAATTGTTCCTTCCTTTGCATTTCTCTCTTGTTGGTTTTATGAAATTGACAAATTACCTTTTTCAGCCAAGGAGCATGTCGTGGGGTGGTACAGCACTGGGCCAAAACTGAGGGAAAATGACCTGAAGATTCACGGATTATTTAACGAGTAAGAATACCAACCATGACTTTGAAGgttatttatcttttcaacCTGTGTGCTGAGAATCAATCGTGATTAACTAGCTGCGCATGAGTTTCAAAATCTGTGCACTCATCCTGATGGAAATGGCCTGGTCTGACTCTTAGTGTCTTCCTCCTGTCCAATTGATACGGTATTTGAGAAACATTTTTCTCCTTTCTCCTCTATTCATTGAGTTTAATCTGGCATTGCAGTTATGTTCCAAATCCTGTCTTGGTCATAATTGATGTCCAACCAGAAGAGTTGGGAATACCCACAAAAGCATACTATGCTGTTGAAGAGGTAAAAGAGGTAAGTACATAACTTAAATAACAATGTAATGATTAATTGGCTAGATGTTTTGATTAAGTCGATCATATATGTGTAATGCTGGATTCACATATGTTAGGAACTTATAATGGTTGTTTGTTACCTTCAGAATGCTACCCAGAAAAGTCAGAAGGTGTTTGTTCATGTGCCATCAGAAATTGCTGCCCATGATGTCGAGG is a window of Populus nigra chromosome 10, ddPopNigr1.1, whole genome shotgun sequence DNA encoding:
- the LOC133704548 gene encoding WUSCHEL-related homeobox 7-like, which translates into the protein MEERMSGFCTTKAGRGGSSDNNYASGTKCGRWNPTIEQGKLLTDLFRSGVRTPSTDEIQNISTRLSFYGKIESKNVFYWFQNHKARERQKRRRVSVDEKDVMIRRDDKFSSARYFTEIGQVNEREQVIETLQLFPLKSFDEVESEKFRLQANECNEAAAAFSYKFGTEMDRPQLDLRLSFL
- the LOC133704130 gene encoding 26S proteasome non-ATPase regulatory subunit 7 homolog A, whose protein sequence is MDVIKTQQISARPIEKVIVHPLVLLSIVDNYNRVAKDTRKRVVGVLLGSSFKGTVDVTNSYAVPFEEDDKDPSIWFLDHNYHESMFSMFKRINAKEHVVGWYSTGPKLRENDLKIHGLFNDYVPNPVLVIIDVQPEELGIPTKAYYAVEEVKENATQKSQKVFVHVPSEIAAHDVEEIGVEHLLRDVKDTTISTLATEVTGKLAALKGLDARLKEIRGYLDLVIEGKLPLNHEILYHLQDVFNLLPNLNVADLIKAFAVKTNDMMLVIYLSSLIRSVIALHNLISNKMLNKEHEKAEDSKPIIVPSVAGI